One window from the genome of Diospyros lotus cultivar Yz01 chromosome 11, ASM1463336v1, whole genome shotgun sequence encodes:
- the LOC127812827 gene encoding oleosin Ara h 15.0101-like, whose protein sequence is MTDRSIPTTKNLTGSASVSRRRQAIRLLRAAAIGASLLFLSGLALTATVVSLIVATSVLILFSPILVPAGILLLFATAGFVVSSSCSLAALFWVCSGVPGRHRPRAEPLPSARRRIADKARDMKKRAEEYVQHKAQEVGPQGS, encoded by the coding sequence ATGACCGATCGATCAATACCCACCACCAAGAACCTCACCGGCTCGGCCTCGGTTAGCCGCCGCCGCCAGGCCATCAGGCTTTTGAGGGCGGCAGCAATTGGCGCCTCCCTCTTGTTCCTGTCGGGATTAGCCTTAACCGCGACAGTGGTATCCCTGATTGTCGCTACCTCGGTTTTGATCTTGTTCAGCCCAATTCTGGTTCCTGCTGGGATACTGCTACTCTTTGCCACGGCCGGGTTCGTGGTGTCCAGCAGCTGCAGCTTGGCGGCGTTGTTCTGGGTATGCTCCGGTGTCCCCGGAAGACACCGGCCAAGGGCGGAACCTCTGCCTTCTGCAAGGAGGAGGATCGCCGACAAGGCCAGGGATATGAAGAAGAGGGCCGAAGAGTATGTTCAGCACAAGGCTCAGGAGGTGGGTCCTCAAGGGTCTTGA
- the LOC127813108 gene encoding serine/threonine-protein kinase Aurora-2 — MAIAAETQPAEKASSEVAAVEKRRWTLNDFDIGKPLGRGKFGHVYLAREKRSNHIVALKVLFKSQLKQSQVEHQLRREVEIQSHLRHPNILRLYGYFYDQKRVYLILEYAAKGELYKELQKCKFFSERRAATYIASLARALIYCHGKHVIHRDIKPENLLVGAQGELKIADFGWSVHTFNRRQTMCGTLDYLPPEMVVSTEHDSSVDIWSLGVLCYEFLYGVPPFEAKEHSDTYRRIVQVDLKFPPKPIVSSAAKDLISQMLVKDSSKRLPLHKLLEHPWIVQNADPSGVYKGQFSV, encoded by the exons aTGGCGATCGCTGCAGAGACACAGCCCGCTGAGAAG GCTTCTTCAGAGGTTGCTGCTGTGGAGAAGCGAAGGTGGACTCTCAATGACTTCGACATCGGGAAGCCTCTTGGGAGGGGAAAGTTTGGCCATGTGTATCTGGCAAGAGAAAAGAGG AGCAATCATATCGTAGCTCTTAAGGTGCTTTTTAAGAGCCAACTGAAACAGTCTCAGGTAGAGCATCAGCTTCGCCGTGAAGTTGAAATCCAGAGTCATCTTAGACACCCCAATATTCTACGACTTTATGGATACTTCTATGATCAG AAACGGGTCTATTTAATATTGGAATATGCTGCCAAGGGAGAACTATACAAGGAACTACAGAAGTGCAAATTCTTCAGTGAAAGGCGTGCTGCTACT TATATTGCATCATTAGCTCGAGCCCTTATCTATTGTCACGGAAAGCATGTCATACACAGAGATATCAAACCAGAGAATCTTTTAGTTGGTGCACAG GGTGAACTCAAAATTGCAGATTTTGGGTGGTCAGTGCACACATTCAACCGCAGACAGACCATGTGTGGCACACTTGATTACCTCCCACCTGAAATGG TGGTTAGCACTGAGCATGATTCAAGTGTAGATATTTGGAGCCTTGGTGTCCTCTGTTATGAGTTCCTTTATGGGGTTCCTCCTTTTGAAGCAAAGGAACACTCAGACACATACAGAAG GATTGTACAAGTGGATTTGAAATTCCCTCCAAAGCCTATAGTTTCTTCAGCTGCAAAGGACCTCATAAGTCAG ATGCTTGTCAAGGATTCTTCGAAGAGATTGCCATTACACAAGCTTCTTGAGCATCCATGGATTGTGCAGAACGCAGATCCGTCTGGCGTCTATAAGGGTCAATTTTCTGTATAA
- the LOC127813701 gene encoding profilin-like translates to MSWQTYVDEHLMCEIEGNTLAAAAIIGHDGSVWAQSASFPQFKLEEITAIMNDFSEPGSLAPTGLYLGGTKYMVIQGEAGAVIRGKKGPGGVTVKKTNQALIIGIYDEPMTPGQCNMIVERLGDYLIDQGL, encoded by the exons ATGTCTTGGCAAACCTACGTCGATGAGCACTTGATGTGCGAGATCGAAGGCAACAccctcgccgccgccgccatcaTCGGCCACGACGGCAGCGTTTGGGCCCAAAGCGCTTCCTTCCCTCAG TTTAAGCTTGAAGAAATAACTGCTATTATGAATGATTTTTCTGAACCTGGATCACTTGCACCAACTGGGTTGTACCTTGGTGGCACAAAGTATATGGTGATTCAAGGTGAGGCAGGAGCTGTCATAAGAGGGAAGAAG GGCCCTGGCGGCGTGACTGTGAAGAAGACCAATCAAGCTTTGATAATTGGAATATACGATGAACCGATGACTCCTGGACAGTGCAACATGATTGTGGAAAGGCTGGGTGATTATCTCATCGATCAGGGTCTCTAA